In Sphaeramia orbicularis chromosome 5, fSphaOr1.1, whole genome shotgun sequence, a genomic segment contains:
- the LOC115419836 gene encoding tumor necrosis factor receptor superfamily member 4, producing the protein MFLPVNMTLLKLIIFIWTFYGLIVDLEAIKCPKGQGRMRGQGKIKDKCEVCAKGYFQSKDNHDGHCDPCRKCNEATGSMVVQNCTTETNTKCQCPEGSEKKEKDSVTCKCHIGHGLNNGECVKCKDGYFSDEPNSPCRKWSECPSGVKENGTTTKNVICRYPETTADPTSNSAPSFTTLSASTPQLTKTTAAPLEPTVTTKDKDLTSNSSYTGNHIGMVLIILGIIGLLILTALTCKLRISTCMQRKTKTRDSLCRKPVEESGEESGDSSLTSLKQNPEEP; encoded by the exons ATGTTTCTACCTGTCAACATGACTCTACTCAAACTGATCATATTTATCTGGACTTTTTATGGACTTATAGTTGATTTAGAAGCTATCAAATGCCCAAAAG GTCAAGGTCGAATGAGAG GTCAAGGTAAAATAAAAGATAAGTGTGAAGTCTGTGCTAAAGGATATTTCCAGTCTAAGGACAACCATGATGGACACTGCGACCCATGTAGGAAGTGTAATGAAG CGACAGGCAGCATGGTTGTACAGAACTGCACGACTGAGACCAATACAAAATGCCAGTGTCCAGAAGGAtctgaaaaaaaggagaaagatTCAGTCACTTGTAAATGTCACATAGGCCATGGACTAAATAATGGAG AATGTGTAAAATGCAAAGATGGATATTTCAGTGACGAACCTAACTCACCCTGTCGAAAGTGGAGCGA ATGTCCTTCAGGTGTGAAGGAAAATGGCACCACTACTAAAAATGTCATCTGTAGGTACCCTGAAACCACTGCAGACCCCACATCAAACAGTGCGCCCTCTTTCACTACACTTTCAGCATCCACCCCTCAGCTTACTAAAACAACCGCAGCTCCTCTGGAACCTACAGTGACCACTAAGGACAAAGATCTGACTTCAAACTCTTCCTACACAGGCAACCATATCG gtatGGTCCTTATCATACTTGGAATTATTGGACTGCTGATATTAACGGCTTTGACCTGCAAGCTGCGTATTAGTACTTGTATGCAGAGAAAAACCAAAA CAAGGGACTCTTTGTGTCGGAAGCCAGTTGAGGAAAGTGGAGAGGAAAGTGGAGACAGCAGTTTGACCTCGCTCAAACAGAATCCAGAAGAACCGTGA